The sequence AAAAGTAGGcccgaataaaaaattatgatatgttttctttttttttcagaagatcaTCAGTGTCTTCTCAAGGAACAATTGGCGCGGAAAAAACAAAGgctaaaaagaaaaacaaggaTGAAGCCGTGTCATCAATGTTCAAAAGACCTGACCAGTTCTCTGAAAATGGTGAGGCCTCTGGAAATAACAGTGACAGCACGATGGCTTCTGGTCGGCCAGATTTTGAAAGAGGACATGCAAGAGCCAGTTATCGTGAATATAAGAAGACGTACAAGGAGATAATTGATCGCTTGAAGATGATGAGAACAGATTCTCATCGCCCTGATTTCCGCCCAGCTTCGAAACTTGCAAATCCACTTTTGGCCGCTGCCGGACTATCACGTCTTCATCCAGCAATTCGTCGAGAGTCTGCCGGAGGACGCAACGATGGGAGAACTTCGGTTCCTCTTCATCACAGCCATAGTTTTACGGAGCATATGTATCACGATCAGAATGGTGGTCGCAGGAGTCGTGTGAGCCGACTTGATCCAAATGCCCGCCCTTCATCTAGACAGGCAACTGGATATCAAACAGCAAATCAAAGCTACAATCACTATGACCAACATAATCACAGTTATCAGCATCAGCAAATGCAGCACCGAGGCCGTCACAGTGCATTGGGAGTTCCATTTGATGCGAGACGAACGCCATCTTCGTATATTAGAACGTTTTCTGGAGAATATGGACAAGAACCACAAGAGACCTCAAGCATATCAGAAAACGAGGATGATGGAGATAATGTGGAAAGTGATGATGAGCTTCGAGGTTTCAACATGGAACGACAACACGAGCGACGAGGATACAACAATGCTCAGTATCAAGAAGTGCAATGCCCAATTGAAGAAGATGGCAGCGCTCTGTACTATTGTGGAGTTGTTCACGTCAACATGGATATATGGCGTCGAATCACACAGAGCTATCAGATCCCAGCAGAGTTTAATGAGCTGAAGCCAATTGAGAAGGCCGCGTACATTTTCTACGCAGTTATTCACAAACAGCCGTGTAGAAATTTGGATACTTTCCGCAAACAGTTCAATTTCTATTTCTATAAGTACGGAATGGAAGGAGACTCTGACGATGATGCACTTTTTAAGGTTTGTGTCATAgccttttttaaattattgaaattttataataataaaatacaatttccagGTGTGCCGAACAATGCAAAATCACTACATTGAACgacaaagagaaaaagaacGTGCCAATCAAAACATGATGTCAACTTTGTTCAGCGATGATACCAGCATCGATGGGTaagtgtttcaattttttcagagcttttaTCCATTGTGAACATCTAGTATATGTATCAATGTCTCACATAATTTATTCAGTGGTAACGTCTATTCTCTGCCAAATCTCAGTACCGTCGAACCACCGAAAAGTATCATTGCCAAGAGGTTGAGGCAAATTTATTTGGGATATAAACTTTGTTGTCTTTTTTATGCGAACTTCTTGGGGCTTTGTTTAGTTCTTACTGTTCCTCACCGTCTGTGTTTTAATATTCAATGGGCTATAATTTGGTAGCAATTGTCCTCCTAAAGTCTTGTTAATCTATCCTATTTATAAAGTTGAATGTCTAATTTGGAATAGGTTGAACATGGATTGTTTGCTTTTCATCATGATTATTGTTTCAGACAAAGCGATATGAACAGTGTCTGCGAAGAATCTCTCAATGCTTACGACATTTATAACAATGGACCTCTCAAATTTACATGCCCCCACAGTTTCATGAACATCTCAACTGGAGGACAAATTATTTCAATACGCCCTGATCAGTCGATTTCTGCTGTTGTTTTTGATGATATCAAATCTGTTCTGAAAGATGTCCCAACTTTGCAAGTCAAAGATGCTGCGATGACATTCAAAGGGCCACTTATTCCACATCAATCGGCTCCACACACTGTCCGCCTTTACATCACTAAACAAATTgagaacattaaaaattccgCAGTCGCAATTGAAAATCCGGAGGCAAATGATGTAGTGGAGTCATTGCTCATTTGGCAACTTCTCGAAACTATGGTTAAGCAACAAGGAGTGAGTTTCTTATTTGAGAATTACTAATTGACTTATAAACAAATTTGCAGAACATCACTGGGCCAGATATTGCGGAACTTCTTGCGAAAGTAGCCAGTCAACCTGTACAAATTGAAGCTCCACCACAACAAGCAAACATCGCCCCTGCTCTAACTCAGTTTACGAAGTTCCTTCTTGGAGGACATATTGATGAAGCGGTTGAAAGTGCTCTTCGCAATGGGCTATTTGCTGATGCCCTTGTTTTGACTCGACGTCTTTTCCCGAACGATGAGCGCAGAATCGAGCAGATTGAGAGCAGATTTTTGCAGACAAGATCGATGAGCAACCCGGTTACAACGCTAGTGTCCGTCGCTAAAGGAGAATCCCCACCAGTTTTGGTAAGAATTGTAATAGCCTTCATTAATATCTCATTCActcagaattcaaaatttgtaatacTTAAATTATTTCCAGACAAATCCGCCACTTGACGATCATCTCAGCTGGGGAACACATGCTGCCATAATCTTGGCAAACTTGGATCAACGTGGACCAGCAATGAACACTATTTACCAACTGGGCCGAGCACTTGCTAAGAGAGATTATCACAGTGCTGCTGATTTTTGTTTCCTTGTTTGTGGAGTCTTGGGAGGTACAAATCCGTTCGAACCAATCGCAACACCGTTAGTTGtctcttttttaattaatgtTGAACAACTATTGTTTTCAGGGAAGGCGAGGAAGATTACCGACGCCACATTTCACTCGTTAACTCTGATATTCCCGATAACGAGTCTAATCCAAAATGTCAGTACGGATTCTTGCTCACAGATCTTCACGCCACAGAAATTTTCGACTATGCGTTGCGATTAAAAGCCGATCGCGAATCACCATTGACAAAGTCTGTGGAGTATCAGACTGCACGCATCAAATATGCTAAGCTCCTGGCTAATCATGGATTCAACACTGACGCCTACAGGTTTGACGAAtaaaaaaaagcttcaaataCTCTCTAacatttaaacttttcagataCTGCACAGAAGTTGCTCGAGCCATCTGGAACAATTTGTATCTGTTTAAAGCAGACGACCTTTTGGAATTGTGTGATTTGGCTGAATCATTGCAATATGCAGCTTCAGTTAATCCATCCGAATCGCAATGGATTCATGACTTGAGAACCACTGTTCAAGCTGGTTTTGTCTATACGCCTCAACCAACACAAACTGTAAAACACTTGGAAAATAAGCCAGTTCCCAGTGTTCACCAAGGTTATGACCTGCAAAGCAATGCACAAGACGATCCAGAAGTTCCAAGAGAgccgtaagtttttttttttaagtttgacaGTTGTATGTAAACTCTAATTTTCCAGAGTCCAACACGTTCCAATCACACAAAATGTTATCGATCCCGTTCCGACTCACTCGGCGTTCACTCCAACTATTCAACCAAAGGACCCGGAGCTCTCACATCCACCCCAAAACCAAGTTTATCGTGAAGAACCTCCTCACATCCCGCCAACGCCAACGCCATCAGTTCATCAAGAGCAACACTATCAGCAGTTTGACCAATCGTTCTCACAAAGCCTGACTCAACAGGCCCAAGAAGATGGATTCATGACACCCCCGGATTACAGCGATGGACCTCTCACAATGGCATCATCACCCCCCACACTGCCACCTGTGCAATCTGTTCCAGTATCGTCTAAGCCTGCGCCTCCATCGGCTGAAAATCAGGCTCAGAATTCTACGTCTCCCCAGCAACCAACACAAGAACAAGGACAAGAAACCCAAGATAGAAATCCGGATCAAGGGGGATGGCTGAAATCAATTCAAAGCACCGTTCAAAACACCGTTCAAAAAGCGACCGGGAGGAATCCAATGAATCTTCCAGAAGACCGAAATCCGTCAATTGTGTGGGATAGTACTCAAAACAAATATGTCGGAGCTGGAGTAGAGCAAGAACCAGTTGCTCCGCCTCCACCAATGGCCCAGGCTGGACCTGCTCCGCCAGTGGGGGGAGGTGGATTAAGAGCTGCTAGAGGTGGTgagttaaaggtggactacaccctgtggggaaattgctttaaaacacgcctatgggatcacaatgaccaaatatcttgattaaaaaattttaaaaaattttctagattttatatgattttttgaaaattgaaaaaaatctcagttttcccctaattatatttgaatttccgccaattgaattcgtttgttggagcgcgcttgcattattttcgttaattattttttattcattttcattatttcactgattttctcctttttttggggtttttcatcggaaaatgaaagaaataaacaagaaaaatggaaaatgtaaCTGAAAATGCCTAAAACTCTGTATAATGCCAATTTCAGGATCGTCGTCGTCGGATCGCATATTTCCAGAGTTTTAGacattttcagttactttttaataaacattttccatttttcttgtttatttctttcattttccaatgaaaaacccccaaaaaatggagaaaatcagtgaaataatgaaaataaatgaaaataattaacgAAAATAATACGCTCCAACGAACGAtattcaattggcggaaattcaaatataattaggggaaaactgagatttttcaattttcaaaaaatcatataaaatctagaaaatttttttaaatttttttatcattgtGACCCCTttggcgtgttttaaagcaatttccccacagggtttagtccacctttaagctTTGagtaaaatgttttctaattcATTATTTTGATACTAAAAATTATATCAGTAATGATTTCAGCTTCTCGCTATGCCAGAGTTGGAGGCACATCGTCGTCTGCTTCGCAAGCTCCCGCTGGAATGATGGCTCCGGCACCACCAACAGCGAATTTTGGATTCATTCCTGCTCCAGTTGACAATGATAATGATTCCGTTGATCCATTCAGTGGTCAAGCCAACCCAACTATAATGCAGTCTGCTCCAATGTCGTCTGATGAATAATAGTAaacaattttgttgttttaagaTGTTTACACCAAATGCTCCATTTCCGGCCTTGTGATAGTGTCACTTTTACTTTGTTTCCCtttgattttcatcaaattttatttttttgagacCTTTACTGCTATTGGGATGGGTTTGTTTTTTAacgatcaatttttcaacgcCAACATGTATTGTTTCATCATTGATAATTATTCTATTCGTGATGGGTTTTCCTCGAATTTCTATTATTTATCTTTTGGTGGAGGATACGGAAGTGTAGATTACTTTCTAAGTCAACCCTATATTGTTGTGAGTACACACACCTACGCCAgatttgttttatatttattttcttttcaaaaacggTTTCTTTGGTGTAGTCAGTAGTAAATGAAATATCTATTTttgcaaatcaattttttttactttaactATCTCTTTTTTGTGTATattatttcacaatttttatacCGAACAACTTCAGCAATTCTAAtcgttaaaatttaaaaaagtcttCAGATGTCTGGGGCGGGTCATTCCCTCAACTCGGACCCTGTCACTACTATAGCAACGTCATCATCGGAGCCCGTGACATCTCCAAGTAGTGCATCGCATGTTCCTGTGCAAACGGCTCCTGCAAGTCATGGTGCACCTTCTTCGGTTGCCAGCCAACCTCCAGCATCAGTTGATGGAAAAGCTGGCGCTCCCGATGAAGCACGAACAGCGTCGTCTGCATCTAACCCGCAAGGAAGTGAACATCCGGGATCGGTAGATccagcagcaacaacaacgGCTGCGACCACATCTGCATCCACAACATCTATTACTTCTACTGCTGCAACAACGACAACTACTACGACAACCGGTACCACTGCAACAGGAAGAGTTTCTCCAACAATTCCTCCTGAAACTTTGTTCCATGATGCCATTAAGAGGTGTAACAACTGTAAGTTTTTGATATATTGTATACGACCCCATTGTTTTTCAATGGTGGATTTTAAGACTCgctttaatattttcatatttcaggtTTGTTCCTTATTCGGAAGCTTCGTAACAAGCAGGATCACATAGCAAGATTGTTCCTTGACACATCTGGAAATGATCAAGCGGAATTCAATAgtgcttttcaaaattacaaggATTTCGGACTGATGGTGCACGAAGTTATGATGTTTTATGAGTatgctttttgaatttttttttgtgaaaaacagtTAGTTTATCTTCAGCAAACTCGATCACATTGCCCGCCACTTACCGAAAGCTTTGCCACCAATTGATAACATCAATCTGATGCGTACTTTGTACACTCAAGAGCATACAATGTGCCACATAAACATTAACAACCTTCTGGAGAAGATGATTGATTGTGGAAATTGGAATGAAGGGAATTTTGTAAGCCGTTATAGCTTTGAAACTAATTAGAcgtattcaatttattttttagcaaacatttttttatctgTCGGAATTGCTACGTTGTGGGTCGACTCGTAAATACAGCAACCTTCCGGAACAGAGACTAGTTCCACCGGCAATGTTCCATTCGCAGGCAACAAATTCGCATGCAGCCTTTGAGCATGCATTCAATGGATTGAGAAAGGAAATTGCCAATAAGTCACTTGGAATCTATCCGAAGGTCCTGCAGCGAACCACTTGCAGTCTTATCATTGAAGTAAGTTGTTgacttttttgattgaaaatatttttttaaaactcattttttccagtttctatTTGGATGCGGTGGAGCAAAACCTGGCGAAAAAAATACTGATAAGGAGATTGTGTATACAATCAAATTTCTGATTATTGAGCGGAACGGAAGCATTGAATACATCAACATCATGGCTCCAACTGAGGATTGGCATATGGTCAACGATTATGCGATTCCAACGGTAATCAgatgcaaatttaaaatatatgatTTCATGCAGAGACATATAGCgcataaaatttacaaatttcagatcaatcCATTTGCACCATCTCGCTATGAAGTTTATCGTCGCCTAACAAAGCAAGCCAATATTCATCTGTTCAATTGTTTCGCTCAGAATCGATGGACTGCTGGCACGCTTTTCCATTTCATCTCCTTGTATGGGAAATTCCGGGAACTTTTTACCACAAAATGCCGTTCTTGCAAGTAAGTGAAAAACTCATtgaattagtttttgaatttccaatttcagacaAGTTCTCTCTCGCAAAAACTTCTTGCCGCCACTCATCTTTGACATACGAAACCCTAACAATGCTGCTCACGAAGTTTGTCGCTAAACATTTCTCAGTATTTAAGTAttgttttcttaaattaaaaatatattcaagcATTTCTTACTAACCTTATCATTTCCTAATCTTTAAGACctttttttccattgatctcaaaatttgttcaaaatatgtGTATGTGAATGATATCTCTGTTTTTCACTACAATCTCATGTTTATActttgccagaattttttattatttatttatatacgTTACTAGTCCCGTTGCTTAAACTTGTCATCAACttaaatgaaaatgttgaCGTGTAActgaatatttcaataaatgacaaatttttgaatacgaTAACAAAGCTCTTCATAAATCGGCTTTGCGCTCCGGGGGCAacagaaatatcaaaatcatgtgaaatatttaatttttacttagTTCAATAAAGCTAACAAAGAAAGAAACGCATTTGAAACATATTAAAAGGCTGTTACATATATAgctcaatttcttttttcacagAATAAATTTGATCATGAAAATTATACCAGTGTTCGAGTTCTTGAGAATGCTTAAACAATGATATCCTGTTATTGTAGGCTTTGTTCATAATTTCTTGGAAATGTTTGCTAGACAACTCCGTGTTGGAAAGAATGATCTCCATATCACTTCCAATTCCATAAAGTTGATTGATTTCGGGAAGGCGATTTTGCAAGtcggtgaatttttttgaagaaggtTTTCCTGAGTTTTAGTTGGAAATCTGTCATGCCACACGTGAAACAGAACAATGTACCGTCCAACGTCATCCACGACTCCGATACTTGCCAATAGCCCAtcatttcttgaaaagttAAACGTATCAGTACAGTCGAAAGTTCCCGCACTTAgccatttttgttttctaaaaaaaacggttcgatttttgattcgtaaagttaaaaaaaaccaatatgaTTTTACTTACATGCAACGCTTTGACCGACTATTTTTGTCCCATGAAATGGTTTCCAGCTTATTAAATGTTATTTCGTCCGATGGGTCCCAAGCAAACTCCATTCTTtccaaaattggttttttcgaGACCGTTTGCCATTCCAAAGCAAGTTGTTCAATGTATCGTATTGTAAAATTATGCTCTTTAAACTTTACAGTCTGACAATTAAAGCTTAGTAGCTTTTGCCCGTTAACCCAGTTTGCGTTGTAGAGTGATAAGTGTTGTACACTGAATATctgaaaccaaaaatcatcaaattcaacttttgaaatcaaatctCACCTAGGGAAAAATGTAATCTTCCGTGTTTACGTCAATCTTTAATTTCTTTGTCACTTGTATTTTAGAACCAATAATTTCTAAGTCATAAATCTCAAACAAGTGTTTGCGATAACCACGAGTAAGTTTCAGttctgagcattttttgaaaacggcaAACTGAACAAAGCTAACAAATCTCCTAGATTTGGCTCCACGACGACTTGAACAAGAGTAGGAAAAAGTTCCAGAATGTGTTGTAGGATAATGGAAAATCCTTCGAGAATATTCTCATTTCTACATATAGTCTCAAATGGGGATCGTTTGGAATGATACGTTTTAAACGTAAATCCAGAAAACATTAAATCTTCTTCGTCAATATTCTTCTTGTTAAGGTTTTCTTCGTGATCAAATATCCATTTGAGATGATTCCTATACTCCCAAAATGAAACAGTAATGCTTGGTTTTGGATAACAAAGATAAACATAACATGATCTTGCAGGACTGCGcttggaaatgtttttgagatatttggaagtttttttcgaGCAGGATGAGAGATTGAGCCTGAAAACTACACAATTAGAAtcattcggaaatttcaaaattttcagtaattcagTAAATGAAAGTTGATTGAGTACGTTTTAGACGTTCAATATCAAGTATCGCACAGCaaactattaattttgtttccaatGGAGCGCCTTGCACTACGAAACTTTTTCTAgcgattttgattttttgaagacttttcactttttattttcagaaaccgtTTATAGAGAATAAATCTGCAGTATATCaagatgaaaatttcaacattttgatatATTTAGAGGCAGTTATCAAAAAAGTGCTCTATtacagttttacaaaaaattccagctgTAGTGTTTCATGTAATGGATGacagatttcaaaaagaatagaattaaaaaaaaaactcacggaTCAACTGGAtctaaatgtttaaaacaaaactccAATGGTACTGCTGGTAGATCACACAATGGAAAAGGTTTTGTTCGATTATTTCTTTTACAATTTCTTTGTCTTAGTCTTCTATAGATTTTTCGAACATTAGTAAGCACTCGGAAACATTTACTTTGTATCatcaaattataaaatgaaCACCCTTTGCgatgaaagaaaagaagatgTTCGTTTGAAAATAGTGCGTAGCAAGAGAAATCTCAGAAGGCTAGGCGGAGGAAGAGGTCAATTGAATATGAGCTCTGTTACTCTTGTGATGCAAGGAAAGGATAAGTCAGGTGGCCCACGAAACCTGTTGCGTAAATACATAGGGCAATGCGTATGGATTTTTTAAGCTAGATATAGTATCAAGTATTGAGTAATATTGTTGCAAAGTCCATTTGAAACACCAATCGTTCAGTTGTGAAGTGCtctttattattttcataattttaaatcatttattcaaatttcaacataacgtattaaaaattaacaataaaaataacatattgaattatcaataacaaatccaaataaaatgtttcaattaaaaaacacgaCGAACAATGCTGGCATACGTCTTGAATCCTGAgcctagaaatttcacaaatgatttttcttctttgtaGGACATCAGTTCAGAGTCAAACTCGTCGCACATAACTGTCAGTTTTCTGCCAATATTATATTCAACGGTGTTTGAGTTGCAAGCATTATTTGCGAGAGAAGCTGAAATCAGTCAGctgttgaaaaagtttaaaagtaaGACAAATAACTCACTGATAAACAGGGAGCTTAATTTGGTCCTAATAGACAACAGCGGGAGAAAGTGTAGACAAAAAATTAGGCAGCTTGacacaattgaaaaatatccatCACGCTTGTACGACATcatctcaaaattaaatttatcacACAACTTTGTCAATTCCTCTCCAATAGTAATATCACGTTTTTCTGCCCTCgaataatctgaaatattttacatgataaaacaattttacagAAACTAAGACATTATACAAACAcctgttgaaaaaattacctgTAACTGTGACTTGTCCAAGATCTGGAAAGATCGTTCTATGATAGGAGCTGAAATAATGAACAGAATAGTCAGgatcagaaaaaataagagTGTCGGTTATCGGTGAAACTGTATGTTgtcaataaattattaaaattttaggtaTTAGAGTTTAGGAGGCAATCTAGCATGCACCTCCACCGATGGAAGGAAGGCGGACAGAAACATGTTTTTGTTTCACTGGATAGGTCACTTACGGGAAACATGTTTCTAGTTATGAGCACGGCCAAGAatagcttttttaaaaatagagaaaatttcagtgttcAGGAGATCAGAAAAGAGTTGGTGGTATTTTGAGCTGAACTTTTGAGCTGAAGATTATTGAGctcaaattcaagttttttgagttattcAAATTCGAATCTGAATTGTCGAAATCCCATTTATTCAATTGGATAATAGTGCATCAAGCACGTACTGCCAAAGTTATTGGGAAACAATTAAATCAAGTAATAATCTAGTAGAACGTAACAAAGAACATGGTATATGAAAGGAAACCGTGATGGGAGAAGTGAATGTGAAAAACGTTATTTGGTTACCTATTAGGAGTTATACGGGTACGATTAGGAGCCTAATCCTGAATCTTGATGTTTGGAAAGAATGAGAGGAAGGAAAGAAATATGGAAAGTTTTTGGATGATAATTGATTTGAACTGGGAAACATTTCTTGAAACAGAAATGCACAACGATCATAGTAACAATTTAACGGGGAAGGGTAGCAGTGGTATCAGGGCTATCCACGTcggtttcttcttcttcgtcatcACTAGTCAACGTCTCAGCAACTGCCTTAGTTGGCGGTGGGAATGGAGTGTCATCGTCATCATCTTCTTGAAGATCGACTGGTGCAGAAGCTGGAAGAGCTGAATCATCGTCCTTCTTGTGAGCCTTCTCGGCCT comes from Caenorhabditis elegans chromosome X and encodes:
- the sec-16A.2 gene encoding Protein transport protein sec16 (Confirmed by transcript evidence), which translates into the protein MSFYWQQGLPNQQDTGQQSQQPAQQGQWDFINLGGAPAPQHQWNPATQQQNNYYYHQQPAAPPQQHTNPQQPPQQQYNVPTNSHQTAEQNYQQQWAQQQYQNQAQPQPPQQPSLSSQQIQHQPQLPKAKKAPKVQTNTQQQVQQNFNPTPPVLTTSQKPGNTQQDYYYSQQQHTQQNVYQTNHVHPEETQVVAQALQPTAESTYFPPPPVQQVGSAPPSKEVTPERHFTAAAPAPHVEQVALVPTPPTLAPKSQAPNTAKKAEHLTVTAPIAAETPKTKVTPTSSEDDWEKADMEVQRVEDENKRQKAVPSTAVSEKPEESRESSSLGGSWSQQDTEPSERSSVEPEILEHPVKSESDKEEKTPRVSMSEFPNHETTPTIVTMSVSTNEDRQKTPEAGNLSQNTSIVLNTTDSPLEAIATSTPKEIKPEKRSSVSSQGTIGAEKTKAKKKNKDEAVSSMFKRPDQFSENGEASGNNSDSTMASGRPDFERGHARASYREYKKTYKEIIDRLKMMRTDSHRPDFRPASKLANPLLAAAGLSRLHPAIRRESAGGRNDGRTSVPLHHSHSFTEHMYHDQNGGRRSRVSRLDPNARPSSRQATGYQTANQSYNHYDQHNHSYQHQQMQHRGRHSALGVPFDARRTPSSYIRTFSGEYGQEPQETSSISENEDDGDNVESDDELRGFNMERQHERRGYNNAQYQEVQCPIEEDGSALYYCGVVHVNMDIWRRITQSYQIPAEFNELKPIEKAAYIFYAVIHKQPCRNLDTFRKQFNFYFYKYGMEGDSDDDALFKVCRTMQNHYIERQREKERANQNMMSTLFSDDTSIDGQSDMNSVCEESLNAYDIYNNGPLKFTCPHSFMNISTGGQIISIRPDQSISAVVFDDIKSVLKDVPTLQVKDAAMTFKGPLIPHQSAPHTVRLYITKQIENIKNSAVAIENPEANDVVESLLIWQLLETMVKQQGNITGPDIAELLAKVASQPVQIEAPPQQANIAPALTQFTKFLLGGHIDEAVESALRNGLFADALVLTRRLFPNDERRIEQIESRFLQTRSMSNPVTTLVSVAKGESPPVLTNPPLDDHLSWGTHAAIILANLDQRGPAMNTIYQLGRALAKRDYHSAADFCFLVCGVLGGTNPFEPIATPEGEEDYRRHISLVNSDIPDNESNPKCQYGFLLTDLHATEIFDYALRLKADRESPLTKSVEYQTARIKYAKLLANHGFNTDAYRYCTEVARAIWNNLYLFKADDLLELCDLAESLQYAASVNPSESQWIHDLRTTVQAGFVYTPQPTQTVKHLENKPVPSVHQGYDLQSNAQDDPEVPREPVQHVPITQNVIDPVPTHSAFTPTIQPKDPELSHPPQNQVYREEPPHIPPTPTPSVHQEQHYQQFDQSFSQSLTQQAQEDGFMTPPDYSDGPLTMASSPPTLPPVQSVPVSSKPAPPSAENQAQNSTSPQQPTQEQGQETQDRNPDQGGWLKSIQSTVQNTVQKATGRNPMNLPEDRNPSIVWDSTQNKYVGAGVEQEPVAPPPPMAQAGPAPPVGGGGLRAARGVMISASRYARVGGTSSSASQAPAGMMAPAPPTANFGFIPAPVDNDNDSVDPFSGQANPTIMQSAPMSSDE
- the sec-16A.2 gene encoding Protein transport protein sec16 (Partially confirmed by transcript evidence), producing the protein MSFYWQQGLPNQQDTGQQSQQPAQQGQWDFINLGGAPAPQHQWNPATQQQNNYYYHQQPAAPPQQHTNPQQPPQQQYNVPTNSHQTAEQNYQQQWAQQQYQNQAQPQPPQQPSLSSQQIQHQPQLPKAKKAPKVQTNTQQQVQQNFNPTPPVLTTSQKPGNTQQDYYYSQQQHTQQNVYQTNHVHPEETQVVAQALQPTAESTYFPPPPVQQVGSAPPSKEVTPERHFTAAAPAPHVEQVALVPTPPTLAPKSQAPNTAKKAEHLTVTAPIAAETPKTKVTPTSSEDDWEKADMEVQRVEDENKRQKAVPSTAVSEKPEESRESSSLGGSWSQQDTEPSERSSVEPEILEHPVKSESDKEEKTPRVSMSEFPNHETTPTIVTMSVSTNEDRQKTPEAGNLSQNTSIVLNTTDSPLEAIATSTPKEIKPEKRSSVSSQGTIGAEKTKAKKKNKDEAVSSMFKRPDQFSENGEASGNNSDSTMASGRPDFERGHARASYREYKKTYKEIIDRLKMMRTDSHRPDFRPASKLANPLLAAAGLSRLHPAIRRESAGGRNDGRTSVPLHHSHSFTEHMYHDQNGGRRSRVSRLDPNARPSSRQATGYQTANQSYNHYDQHNHSYQHQQMQHRGRHSALGVPFDARRTPSSYIRTFSGEYGQEPQETSSISENEDDGDNVESDDELRGFNMERQHERRGYNNAQYQEVQCPIEEDGSALYYCGVVHVNMDIWRRITQSYQIPAEFNELKPIEKAAYIFYAVIHKQPCRNLDTFRKQFNFYFYKYGMEGDSDDDALFKVCRTMQNHYIERQREKERANQNMMSTLFSDDTSIDGQSDMNSVCEESLNAYDIYNNGPLKFTCPHSFMNISTGGQIISIRPDQSISAVVFDDIKSVLKDVPTLQVKDAAMTFKGPLIPHQSAPHTVRLYITKQIENIKNSAVAIENPEANDVVESLLIWQLLETMVKQQGNITGPDIAELLAKVASQPVQIEAPPQQANIAPALTQFTKFLLGGHIDEAVESALRNGLFADALVLTRRLFPNDERRIEQIESRFLQTRSMSNPVTTLVSVAKGESPPVLTNPPLDDHLSWGTHAAIILANLDQRGPAMNTIYQLGRALAKRDYHSAADFCFLVCGVLGGTNPFEPIATPEGEEDYRRHISLVNSDIPDNESNPKCQYGFLLTDLHATEIFDYALRLKADRESPLTKSVEYQTARIKYAKLLANHGFNTDAYRYCTEVARAIWNNLYLFKADDLLELCDLAESLQYAASVNPSESQWIHDLRTTVQAGFVYTPQPTQTVKHLENKPVPSVHQGYDLQSNAQDDPEVPREPVQHVPITQNVIDPVPTHSAFTPTIQPKDPELSHPPQNQVYREEPPHIPPTPTPSVHQEQHYQQFDQSFSQSLTQQAQEDGFMTPPDYSDGPLTMASSPPTLPPVQSVPVSSKPAPPSAENQAQNSTSPQQPTQEQGQETQDRNPDQGGWLKSIQSTVQNTVQKATGRNPMNLPEDRNPSIVWDSTQNKYVGAGVEQEPVAPPPPMAQAGPAPPVGGGGLRAARASRYARVGGTSSSASQAPAGMMAPAPPTANFGFIPAPVDNDNDSVDPFSGQANPTIMQSAPMSSDE